A region from the Vicia villosa cultivar HV-30 ecotype Madison, WI linkage group LG3, Vvil1.0, whole genome shotgun sequence genome encodes:
- the LOC131660530 gene encoding probable 2-oxoglutarate-dependent dioxygenase AOP1 isoform X1: MGSESGVPILDFRKSTEITLEEGGQGWKEMSKKVRVALESHGMFLLRCDEIPKELQNKMFTDIKSLFDLPEETKTKSIGKRAYRGYSSKNPTLPNSQTFGIDDTFDPNEARSFTNLMWPEGNPNFCSQARELSSCILKMIMEGFGLLENYISEIKELCRGNDTRLTKYPLPKETNDSVITFVPHTDKSNLTIISQNEVQGLQLLQKSGNWVNLNVPPNGFAVMVGDILQAWSNGRFKAPIHRVAIRGNKDRYVFILFSFPREETFIKVPSELVDEDHPLRYKTFTYEDFINFIKTVGTKLGALDDFAGI, from the exons ATGGGCAGTGAGAGTGGAGTCCCAATTTTAGATTTTCGTAAGAGCACTGAAATTACTTTAGAAGAAGGAGGTCAAGGATGGAAAGAAATGAGTAAGAAAGTGAGAGTAGCACTTGAGAGTCATGGTATGTTTCTCTTAAGGTGTGATGAAATACCGaaagaattacaaaataaaatgttCACCGACATTAAATCTTTGTTTGATCTACCTGAGGAGACAAAGACGAAGTCCATTGGCAAAAGAGCTTATAGGGGTTATTCGTCCAAGAACCCTACCCTTCCTAATAGTCAAACATTCGGTATTGATGATACTTTTGATCCAAATGAGGCTCGAAGCTTCACTAACCTCATGTGGCCTGAAGGAAATCCGAATTTCTg CTCACAAGCACGGGAACTAAGCTCATGTATCCTAAAGATGATTATGGAGGGCTTTGGTCTTCTAGAAAATTACATTTCTGAAATTAAAGAGTTGTGTAGAGGTAATGATACACGGCTGACAAAGTATCCACTTCCTAAAGAAACAAATGATTCTGTGATTACTTTTGTGCCTCACACCGACAAATCAAATCTTACCATTATAAGCCAGAATGAAGTCCAAGGTCTTCAGCTCCTACAAAAATCGGGTAATTGGGTTAACTTAAATGTTCCTCCAAATGGTTTTGCTGTAATGGTTGGTGACATATTACAG GCATGGAGTAATGGAAGATTTAAAGCACCAATACATAGAGTGGCAATAAGAGGAAACAAAGACAGATatgtatttattcttttttcattTCCAAGGGAAGAAACATTCATTAAGGTGCCCTCTGAGTTAGTAGATGAAGATCATCCTCTCCGTTACAAGACATTCACGTATGAAGACttcatcaattttattaaaactgTTGGCACTAAATTGGGAGCACTTGATGACTTTGCTGGAATTTGA
- the LOC131660530 gene encoding probable 2-oxoglutarate-dependent dioxygenase AOP1.2 isoform X2, protein MTKTKSIGKRAYRGYSSKNPTLPNSQTFGIDDTFDPNEARSFTNLMWPEGNPNFCSQARELSSCILKMIMEGFGLLENYISEIKELCRGNDTRLTKYPLPKETNDSVITFVPHTDKSNLTIISQNEVQGLQLLQKSGNWVNLNVPPNGFAVMVGDILQAWSNGRFKAPIHRVAIRGNKDRYVFILFSFPREETFIKVPSELVDEDHPLRYKTFTYEDFINFIKTVGTKLGALDDFAGI, encoded by the exons ATG ACAAAGACGAAGTCCATTGGCAAAAGAGCTTATAGGGGTTATTCGTCCAAGAACCCTACCCTTCCTAATAGTCAAACATTCGGTATTGATGATACTTTTGATCCAAATGAGGCTCGAAGCTTCACTAACCTCATGTGGCCTGAAGGAAATCCGAATTTCTg CTCACAAGCACGGGAACTAAGCTCATGTATCCTAAAGATGATTATGGAGGGCTTTGGTCTTCTAGAAAATTACATTTCTGAAATTAAAGAGTTGTGTAGAGGTAATGATACACGGCTGACAAAGTATCCACTTCCTAAAGAAACAAATGATTCTGTGATTACTTTTGTGCCTCACACCGACAAATCAAATCTTACCATTATAAGCCAGAATGAAGTCCAAGGTCTTCAGCTCCTACAAAAATCGGGTAATTGGGTTAACTTAAATGTTCCTCCAAATGGTTTTGCTGTAATGGTTGGTGACATATTACAG GCATGGAGTAATGGAAGATTTAAAGCACCAATACATAGAGTGGCAATAAGAGGAAACAAAGACAGATatgtatttattcttttttcattTCCAAGGGAAGAAACATTCATTAAGGTGCCCTCTGAGTTAGTAGATGAAGATCATCCTCTCCGTTACAAGACATTCACGTATGAAGACttcatcaattttattaaaactgTTGGCACTAAATTGGGAGCACTTGATGACTTTGCTGGAATTTGA
- the LOC131660531 gene encoding cinnamoyl-CoA reductase CAD2-like: MTTFPNQLRLFKSNILDYSSILPAVVGCRGVFHLACPIPFGHVKNPLEEVIEPATQGTCNVLQACKIANVKRIVHVSSGAAINAKIPQIGLSRNSRHSETTPAEKNTPAADSTRLTEINRHGPNHQCANLRLIEDNNFLDHKI; encoded by the exons ATGACTACTTTTCCAAATCAGCTTCGACTCTTTAAGTCAAATATTTTGGATTATAGCTCTATTCTCCCGGCAGTTGTGGGATGCAGAGGTGTTTTCCACCTTGCTTGTCCTATTCCGTTTGGTCACGTTAAAAATCCTTTG GAGGAAGTAATTGAACCGGCGACCCAAGGAACATGCAATGTACTTCAAGCTTGTAAAATTGCTAATGTCAAACGAATAGTGCATGTTTCATCGGGAGCTGCCATAAATGCAAAAATTCCACAAATTGGTCTCAGTCGAAACAGTAGACACTCCGAAACCACACCTGCAGAGAAAAACACTCCCGCAGCAGACAGCACTAGACTAACAGAAATAAACCGACACGGACCAAATCACCAATGCGCGAATCTGAGACTGATTGAGGACAACAACTTCTTGGACCATAAAATCTGA